TGTACACCAAGCTTGTTTCAAAACATCCGGAATTTAGACCTCAGGTATTTTTGTTCGACGGGAACGGAATCTTACATCCAAGAGGACTAGGACTTGCGTCACATTTTGGAGTCTACACGGATACCTGCACCATAGGAGTAGCCAAGAATTTATATCAAATGAACAATATTCTAAGAGATGATAATCATCTAGCCAACATAAATAGCCTAAAGGCGGCTGGAGaacattttttcataaaaaattcGGGCGCAAGTGGCGAAATCCTGGGAGCAGTAAGAAATTTTTACATTACCGTAGTGGCTGTACAAGCATAAGCATATAGTTGGTCTCCTGTTAAATTGTAAACATAAGGCTCTCAAGACGACGCAGGAGGCAAAACGGCCAATCTATGTTTCTGTAGGACACCGAATTGGTCTTGAGTGTGCATTATGGACCGTAATGCAATGTGTTCAACGATTCCGGATTCCGGAGCCTACGCGGCAAGCCGATATCCGATCTAGAAAAGCGGTTAGAAAACTAGATGATACAGATATACCTGtaaatttgaataatacaacATAGAATAATGCCTCCTTTCTGTCGCGCtacattttcctctttttaaaCACTTGGTTTAATGGGGGCTAAGGCAACCTAAACTAAAATCTCAAACGTTTCTTATTGTAGTACAGTGTTTTCTTCACAAGAAAGCGACCTTTCACGTCCATAACATGTTTTGGTACGTTTGTTTATAGGCTTCGACCTAAATCCTGTTTGGTGCACCCATCACTTACATAATTTATATACTCAAAATGCCCATTACATACGCACCATCTTCAGAACACACGGGAGGTGTATGATTTAACCAAAGTTGCACATGGTTAGCAGAATTTGAATCTATATCCTCACCAAGAACCATCAATGTAGTTCAAATATCACAAATGAAGAAGTGTTTTTAGCTGTTCGATCGTTTCCTCTGGACTTGAAACTTTGTGGCCGATCGTACGTGGGTCTTCATAAATTTCATGGTCGTTCCCTCCTGGTGCAGTTTTGTCAccaaagaaatgaatttctttatAGCCATCTTCACCTACGAAGCGAAGTGCGTACGTTTTGTCCCAACCTTTTGGGAATACGTCAAAGCTGATTTGACCACCTAATACAAAAATTATAGAATTTTGAGAAATTACAATATACATTATAAAATAACAAATTCTTTTGACAAATACCTATACTGAACACTAGACCAAAGTCAGGAAATTCAGCTTGTAAATGTTTCACAAAGCTTTCTCTGATCTTGTGAACTTTATCGTATGCAGCAAACTCATCTCTTTCTGCTTGTGAACAACTTCTGCCCACTGGGCAGACATTTACAAGTCCATCACGAAATTCAATGAAAGTTCCTCTCTTAACAGGCAATATCAGCTTGGACATGTAGCTCAAGGCACTGTTTATGAACTTCTGGAGTTTTTCTTCCCCCACATGCTCTTGGATACTCTAAGTAAAAATTCTTCGATTAGCAGGTTCAATTTAAAGTAGTGACAGTCATATCTCTCTTACCATTTTCCCTATTAGATCACCATTTTTATAGGCTATGAGACCATTTTCAGCAAAAACATAATCATATTTCTTGATAACTGTAAACAGGAAGAGCATTCTTATAGGTTAAACTCATTCTGTAAAATGGATCAATAATAACAAGGCTTACCATCTGCTCCACCCATTTGCTctgcaatttttgttaaatcTGATCCACCCACAAGACCCATAGTTACAACTGGTTTTACTTTACTCAGCAGAAATTCTTCTGTGGTGGGAAGAATTTTCTACATGTAGAAGGTATTTATCAGATAACATACAATTTCTTTCCTACCTAACTGCAAAGTAAATATGCTAAGGTTCTAAAAATTACCTGTCTAGGCATTGTCAACGTACCGTCTACATCAAATAGACAGATTATTTCTTCGCGTTTAAATGAAGACATTTTCGTAAGTCTTCggaaatgttggaaaagaTAACGCGCCAGTCTTTTCAAGTAGTTGACACGTCAACaaaaatgccatctagcggagatctcgtttttatttactttaatGTATAATAACTATGAAGCCATAAACAAGTTGTACAAACAAGAGGTaccaaatttaaaacaatttatgGACCGTTTAAACACCCAACAGGCTGAGGAAAATAATGACGCAACACCGATCACGGTAGTAAAtaacgcaacaaaaaaaacatatcgaGGGGAAAACACGCTCGCGTTCGTTATGGAATATACTGTACaatgaaatagatttttcgCATCTTTTATGTTCATTCACTTTCGTACGCGCGAACACGAGAAAGTCAGGTAACTCATCCGTCAGTTTGAAAACTGCTGGtcggtaatttttttgtcgttCATCTGCGCACGACGAAGAACGGTCGCTTCCAAAAATGAATCGGACTCTGTGACGCAAGCCGGTAAATATTCTCCCATATTCCACATTCCATCCGTGCAAGATTTTCCGGGTGTGCTCGATCCCTGACTTAGTAATGATCTGTAAATATCAGAAaaagcatttgaaaaattttctcatAAAAGATAAGTATTTCAAATAAGATTGATACCTTTTACTGGGAGATTCAGATATGGCGGATGACGGACTAACTGCTACTATATGCGACCGTAGTTTCGAGCTAGTACCGTTAAACAGATTGAAGGCAATCGAAGATAGGGTGTAGGTGACGAACACGAACAGCATAAGCGGTAGAGCCAAACACCCTAAGACTATCAGTAGGCCACCAAGTAAACAGCATCCGATTGTTAACAATGTGCCTAAaaatttaagttaaaaaagCCAATTTTGAGGAAATGTCTCAAGTACTCAAGGTGACCTCCATTttatcccccctcccccaaagTAAGATAGAAATAGGGACACGGGGAAACCCGTTCCAAGAAAGACGAGGGGTGGAGGATGGGTTCGAGTATTTCAGGGTTTAGGCTGATCACGTGGGCGCGACGTGGGCAGGGGGTAGCAAGGGAACAAATTATCTTGAGTGGGGTGCACTTGCACGTGTTAGATATGGAAAGTCGTATTGCAAGGTTGTAAATAGATGTATGAATTTtgggaatacaaaaaaaaataaacataccttcaacaaaaacaaatccgaGGAAAGTAAATGCTGACGCCAGGACGCAAACCAAAACAGGGAAAGAGATGAGGCCGATAAAGCTCAACAGGACAACCGATGTCAAAGAACGCTCTCTAGCTAGCATACGCATCTGTTCCAGCCACGACTGAGAACTGATACGCTCACCTACGACATTGCGAATAAAATGCTATAACGTACGTGTAAGAATGAACAACAAAGACAACGACTTACCAACGTCTTGGACTTTTTCCATAATGCGACTCTGAATCATCGTTTTTTGCCAGTTGAATTCGGGCAACGTTTTTCCTGCAATTGGGAAAAATACGATGAGGCTACATCAAGGTATGAAAATAGCAAAATCAAGATCCCACCTTTGTTGGTATTGCAATCGGAACAGTCCTCTTGGCTAGCAGTCCTGAAATCGCTGCTTGCTGCGCTCATCCTTTGAAGATTGCGAGGAGCCATAATGCTTGACGAAGTCGACGGCAATTTGCTAAAGCCAATGGTTGGCCAGACAACGTCAAAATGGCACTTTAAGTGGACAAATCGCAAGGGGATATAACGACTGAAACGGCTTGACGAGCTCGGTAACGTTGATGCTGTTGTGCCTTCTTTCCAGCATGAATCGTTGTTCATCCTAGGTCCTCTCACCATGCGCTTTCTCCAACAGACTGACTGGCTTTTCGACATCAAAGGGACAAACGTTTCTATTTATTCAAATGCTACCCAACCTTCACATCTCGCCCTCTGCCTCTTACTCtcagaaacagaaaaaaaaaggaaaaaaaaaaccccgaGGTGGTAAGGGGGCCTGAACTTTGTGCTTGTGCCATGAGGAGGAGGGTCCACTTGAATAGACAAAACACAATTTGCTTCAGATTTTTCTTAGCGGGTTTTCTTAATTCATTCCAGAAATGCGTTATCTGTTGCTCAACTGTAAAACGAAGTgcaactcctttttttttccaattcctGGTATGAGTATATCATCCAAAATTTCCTCCACTGTGACAGTCTGAACTTTGATATTTGCATCTGTAGCAATCGGCCTCTGATTCTGTAATTGACGCGGGACAGTGATAGTAAAGTACGAAAGAGTAAACTCGAAAATTCGACCTAATTTACCATTGCTCTTCCTTTCCTGAGGGCTATACACGTGATCATCAAATGAGCAGAGTATGGATTTCAAGGATATTCAAAGATCCATGCCGTTACCAGGCGGAGTACATGACCACCAGCATGTTCGCCTAAATACTCGATACCATTGGATCTGTGGGGCCGCTTACGATTCTCTCTGGTCATCCTGCTCTTTGGTGGACATGACGTGGTTTGGGATTTTCCTCTGTCTTGTTATTCAGCTCGCTTCTGCGGTCAGTTTCAGTTCAGTTCCCAAATCCCATGTACCTACTACCTTCTTCATTGTTACTTCTTTTACTAACTGGTCTGAAATTTACTTTGCATTTAAGATTCCTTATGTAGCCAACAATAATGTAGTAATCAAATTCCTTTTGTTGGCAAGATCGTGGTTGAAATCACTTCTCGTTTCGTGGTTACCAAATTGCTCTaccagaaaacaaagaaaaaagaacttctAATCAATTCTGAATGATAATATGCTTCTCATCTTTTACTACCGAGATCTCTGTTGTAAGATCTCTATTATGAAATTTCATCGTTAAAATTTGAAGTTAAAAGAATGGGAAGGTTCTCTTGGAATTGCGTCTTCTGGAATAACAGCTTAGTTCGCATAGGCCGAGTTCAATGATTCGAGAAAGAGTTAAGAAATACAACGGAAGACGGTGTGTATTTACATTAGTATAGGTCAACACAAAGTTCACATCCACTTTGCATTGAACGAAAGGGATGCTGTTCAGATGGACTTTAAACTAGATCATATCTGTCATGCTATCGGGTGTAAACGTGGGTTTCAGGACCAAACCAGTTTCATCCATAACCCATGTACCAAAGTTCCATAGTTCAAAAGAACATGAAACATAATTCACGCTGACCTTCAACTTCCCTGCTTTCCACGGAAGAGCTGATGCAGTTCGAACTGCATCTCTGTCCATCCTGTATATTTAACACATTCTCGTTGGCTATGTACTGAGCGATATCCTTTACCGGTCAAATTCCATAGCTTATAACGACGCACGAAGACCTTCACGCGTGAATAACCACTCACGTGCATGCTTTACAGACCGCTGACGAATCACGCTACTTGATTGACGCCATTTTGACGCGACAACTTCACGGCACTCCGATTATATAGTAAGTCGACACCAACCTTTTAATACAAGAAGTCATCTAATCTAGAAGAAATGGGTGACGCACGAGTAACTAACTTcgataaatatatatatctgaCAAACATTAACCACATGCCAAGAAGTGTgcattatttttactttgaagaTCGGTTTTGCTTGACCTGCCGCTGAACGTATACGGCAACAACTGCTATGATGATCAGAAGAGCGATGCCCAATCCCAGGATAACGCCATAAAATGTCGAAGATGATAGACAATCCGTTCGGGGCATCAGCATCCGGGAAAGCATGTCGGCAGATCCATTCACTACAGCTGAAAAATAATACATATGAGCATGacataaaaacaagaatttatgTCGGACGAACCCATAGGCATATTGTCTTCATCTTTAGGAAGGTAGACTTCAATTGCTCGATACATGGATAACATTTCCGGGTTTACTTCTGTACTATTGCTCGAGTTCATATCAGCCGCACGACGTTTTCGACTCGCTGTTCGGGAGTTGTAAggtaaactgaaaaaaattaatcagaATCAACCATACCCTGGAAACCTTAATGTACGCCTCTTACTCGCAAGGAATCTGAGGTTGGCATTTCTCGAAACAAACTTGAATATCGCATTGAATCAATACCCGGGCGCTAGTAGGAAATCTAAAGGCCTATACTAAGAAAAATTAGATAAAGGAAATAGGTTTTTTGAAAGAGTACTTACTTTGAAGAGAACCCATTCGGTTGTGGTTTTCAAATTAGGCTCAGATTCCCGGACTTTTTGGAAATTTCCAAACAGCTTTGGCTTCACAGAGCAAGACGCCTCAATCACTTGAAGTTGCGTAACTAGAGGACGTGCTGGAGCAACCCCTTGGTTTGGATCGACGTAGGGAGTGAGCGCTTGAGTAGTTTTACCTATATGCAAACTATTAACTCAGAGCCCATCGCAACCGGCAAGATTGAAATACCATCAGTCGCCCAGCAACGAAGCAcatttgaatcgaaattgaAGACGTCATCGCCCAAAGTAAAAACCAAAGAGAGCATTTGGCCCAAATAAACAGGACCTAGAACAGGTGGAGCCCTGGGTCCCTCTCCATCCTGAATCTCCATCCACAATTTCGGTCCTACAAGATGGTAGatataaaaattaattgaTTTATAAACAATGTATTGCcgaaacaacaataaaataaatctgGGCATAAGATCAAAGAATTTGCCGATTCACCCTCCGTCCCAACCTCTTACCAGGGTGTGTTCGGACGATAGCTTCATTCTTTTCCCCAACAACAGAAGACAAATCAAATTTGATGGTCCGATTGTAATCTTCTGGTCGATCGCAACGGATGAGAATGTTAGTATCGTACTCCTGGACGAGGTCAGTATCCCACTGAATCATCAGCCGGTGCTAAAACGGAAGAAATCAGCAGTACTGAACACCCAAATGTTTGAACATGTTTACCTCAATAAAGGGATTAGTTCGCTGTGAATATCCAGGAACCATTGGTGGTGGAGGGGCTCCACAGATATCTTGGCTCAGTGTGAGCTTTACTTCCCTCTCTCCATGACCAAGAAACAGGATGCACTTGTCAAAGAAACCATGTGGGTAGATGTAACCAGTGAACGGTTTTGAAAACCTACAACCAACAATTTAAATGGGCAtccaaaatataaaaaagcaAGTCATTACTTGAAGTAGACATTCATGTAGGTCTTTAGGCACTCCAGATTTGTAGTAACTTCCTCACGAATTTCAACGGGGCCATGATAGGCTGATCCCCCTGAACCAAATGCAGTTGGACCACCTAAAATGAATGATGTTCAGACGAGTTGCAGAAATAGACCAACATTGTACTACCATATGGCGGTGGTGGATTAACTCCAGGTGGTTGAGGAATAGGTGGAGGTACACCCTGCCCCGACTGTACAATATAAGGCCGACTACGTTCATCCACCAATTCATCCTTCACTGGCGTAGTAACGCTCCCATAATCAGGCGCCGGGACATTTGCCTCGCGATCGTGAATTGAATGATCAATAGCAGCAGGTAAAACCGAAGCAATGCAGCACAGCAGCACAAGCTAGAGTACAATAGTAGCAAGATATTAACTTAAACAATTGAATTGGTTCGCTAAAATTAGCAATAGACACGTGTTAAACTTTCGTCTGCAACTGGTGATATGATTCAATGCATACATTTCGAAGTATTAGTTTTAAACGTAAGTATCTGAAAGATGTAAGTCAACTCCCATGAGTAACTACTAAAttgattaaattttaaatatattacATCACATTTTCGAACCAATTTACACTTACCCCGATGGGACATTCAGGCTTCATGTTAACTTTATGATTGCCTGCCAGTGACTGAGCACGGTATCCATGGTCGCATTGGGGTTTTTAAGCTTCTACAGAGGGAAGTTTTCGCGCTTAAAATGCTCGACTTTCATTATGTCACCCTGCCTCTCACCCGATTCTAAAACGTAGAACCTGAGGCGACAACCCTACCCCAAGCACCGCTTGATAGATCTCCTGTTTTAGCCTGTCCATTAAACTTCTAACGATGCTTACAATGGATTTGAATTCGATAACATTTCAAGAATACTACGTGAGTTTATTTTATAAAATCCACGTTTTCTGTGTCATTTGTGCGCAACAAAATGGCGTTTTCGCGGACAGCATGAAACATCTAAATGAAATTCTTTATTAGGCAACCCCTTGTCTCGCCTTTTACCTCTTAATAGGTTGCCAAATCTAACTTTTTATTTCGGAACGCCACGCGTGTGAAAACGCCACTTCGTGGTTTTTAATTACCCTGCCTCTTTTGTACACTGTAACCCACCTGGCCTCCCTACCTCTCGAACGGTAGTAGACCTATAAAAGGTGACACATTGCTCTCGTTCAGCACCGACTCACTCACAATGATTCGTCTAAGCAAGATCAACTCTCAAGTTCTCTTCTCGGTAAGTGTTATTTGAATATGTCTTCAGCATTTTGTTCAATGTATTTAGATTTAATTGCGATGTTTCTTTTAATTCGTAGTTTGGGGTGCTGGCCTTACTTCTAGCCGCATGCAAGACGAATGGAGCGAGCGTGGCGGTCGATTCTAAAGATTCCAATGTTAAAGTAACCGAATCTTACAAGGAATCTGCTAAGGAGACATCTTACAGTGACGACCAGCTAAAACCTCGTATTGGTCTGTACACGCAAAAAATTGATCCTTATGGTACACTTGGACCCATTGGAGGCAATCAGGCTTTCGTCTTGACTTCGCTGAATAGCTACGGTAATGCCGATTGCTCTCTGCCAGTGCAGATAGTCGATGTCAGTTGAAAGCTGATTGTTATTTTAATGGGTTCAACTTTCCATAATTTCATCACTTGGCtgaaaaatttgttaaaaattctTATGCATTTAATCGTGTTTAGGTAGTTACGGTCCTTCCGGCAGTAGCTATGGTGGCCAACAGGCTGGCTCTTATGGTGCGACTCCACTGCCTTACATCGTGACTGGCAATTACGGTGGAAATGTTTACGGCTCTGCCTATTCTGGAGAATCAGCTTACAGCCCTGCTGCCTATGGTGCTGCCTCTGGGAGCTATAGTACCACCGCTGCTCCTTCATACGGATCTGGGTCTTCGAATTACGGCACAACGGCATCGTATGGTGTAACCCAGGCTCCGGCTTATGGCGGATCAGCTTACGGCGTCACTCAGGCATCAGCTTATGGAGCTTCATCTTACGCCGGATCAGCTTATGGTGTCACTCCAGCTCCTATGTATGGTGGTTCTGCTTATGGCGCAACATATGGCCCCAGTTATGGTATGGGAAACTCGTATGGAGCAGCTTACGGCGTCACGCCGGCCCCTACCTACGGAGGAGCTGCTTACGGTGTCACCCAGGCTTACGGAAACATGGCATCTTCCTATAGCGGAGCTGCTTATGGTGTTACTCCAGCCCCTGCTTACACAATGGCGTCATCGTACGGTGGAGCATACCACGTTACTCCGGCCACATCTTACGGCATGGGTTCCTTCTATGGTGGATCTGCTTATGCTGCTAACCAAGCCGCAACCTATGGCATGGGTTCCCTCTACGGCGGATCTTCTTACGGCGTTACACAAGCCCCAGTGTACGGCGGATCTTCTTACGGCGTTACACAAGCCCCAGTGTACGGCGGATCTTCTTACGGCGTTACACAAGCCCCAGTGTACGGCGGATCTTCTTACGGCACTACACAAGCTCCTGTTTACAGTGGATCTTATGGCGTCACCCCAGCTCCATCTTATGGCGGTTATGGTGTCACTCAGGCTCCAGCTTACGGTGGATCTGCTTACGGAGTCACTTCAGCCTACAGTGGATCTGCTTATGGAGCTACACAATCTTACGGCAACATGGCTTCTTCTTACGGTGCATCATCTTACGGTGTTACACCAGCTCCTATTTACAACAACATGGGCAACTACGGATCGTCGTACTCTGCATCAGCATATGGCGCTACTTCCGCTCCTTATGGCTACAACATGGGCTCATCGTACGGTGGTTACAGCGCTGCTTCGTCTCCCTTCTCTTATGGTGGCAACTTGAACATGCCTAGCGGTTCCTATTTAACTGGATCGACTTACGGCGCTGGAGGCTATGGAAGCAATGCTGGATACGGTGGAGCTAGTAGCAGTTACGGTGTTGCGTCATCCCCTTACTCGTCATACGCTGGCAACATGGGCTCATTCTATGGCGGGGGTTACGGCAGCCCGTCTTCCTACCCTGAAGCTTATTACTCAACTGGATACGGCGGATATGGAAGTGGAGCTTACGGCGCAGGTTCCAGTTACAGCCCATTCTTGAACAGTGGCGCTGGATACAACATGAACCCTTACGGCAACATCGCTGCTTATTGATCTTGTTATTGTTCGTTTGTTAGAAAGTCAAATAgaagtatttaattgaaattgtgttaaattttatttacttgGGTTCCACAAGGTTTTCTCAGGGATGGAAAATTTAcaatgttgaattttttgtcgAAAACAACGCCATgggattgaaaattaaaagacACGCTGCAAATTTACAAAAGCATTTTGGCAAACTCTGCAACGAGACGAAGAGCATTGCCATTAGttcaaagaaattatttttagatAACATGAAATACCTTCATAATTGATACGCCCGTCCTTGTCGACATCAGCCATTTTGATGAGCTCGTTGAGGCCTTCCTCGGTCATGGATTCGTCGATTAATTCCATCGCTAGTCTCAATTCATCCTGTAACCGCAAAGGATAAGTGTTTTAATTAGGAATGCATactaaaagaaaagccaataTACTTTAGTTATGAACCCGTTCTTGTCGCGATCAAAAACTCGAAAGGCTGCCACTAAATCCAGGCCGGCTTCCTCATCCGCATTGCTGCCGCTGTCATCAGACTGTGACGGGCGAAGGGCTTGGATACGTTTGACCCACTGGAAAAATTCCGCCTCGTTCATCAGAGTGCTTCCTGTCAGCAAATTTTGGccagaaaaaccaaaaaaggtgggaaaaaaaaagtaaacaattaaaataagaaaaattatttagtttgttttcttttctttattaaatttttttttcctggattTGTTTCATGTCCGGAAGAAACTCACGTCAATTCTTCATTCAGTGTCTAATCCGAAAGTCCCGGGAATCCGGATGAAGCAACCAAGcttttctttggtttgttttgcAGTGTAAAGTTATTTCCAACTTGGCATGCATTCTGACAGCTTTTAAAGACTCAAGTGATGGATATAGATCAGCCGACATTTTGATTGCGTTCAAGAACGTCCCCGCTTTATCTTTACTTCGTCCGAGCATATGGGGAAAACGACACACGGTGTGTTGTGCAGTCATttcgaataataataattttctttcttttttgaacgcAATGCGCACATGTCTCCATGGCAAACGAAACCGCCACGGAGAACACGTGGCACGTAGGAGTTTAATTTTAGTCCGACATTAAACACGGCGAGCCAGCCAACCGAAAGATACCGATTTatcctttttatattttgtgtgtgtgtgtgtatactgGTCAGTTCCAGCACTGGGCAAACaggttaaattttttttgttttgtttctttcccaTTCCAATATTCGATTACGCGTTTCACTTGAGGTCACGGACGAAATAGAAATACAActggaaaagagaaagaggaaatGTTTTTACCCGATTGACTCGCTTGCCGGACCAAATTGAGGACAATGTCCTCTCGTAAATTGATGCCCAGTTGTTGGAGCATGCTCTGGACCTCTAAGGCTGTAATTCGGCCGTCCCTATCCGAATCCATCAAGATAAAGGCCGTCCGTAATTCTAAAATTTtggccgaaaaaaacaaaaacaaaaattggaacTCTTCAAATTGGAAATTGCACATTGAAAGGCGAATTATTACCGTCTATTTCCGACTGAGATGGTACTCGATTCATGGCGGAAGCCTGCGGATTTTGCTGAAGCAATGGAGAAGACGAGAAGATTGCGAAAGGAAGATGAAGAATTCTTGCTGAAAAGGGCGAGCAAAAAGCAAGTGACTGGCGGGCGGGAAGGCCGCGGGCCCACTGCGACTAAAAATACTggtaaaaagacaagagacaCGAGTGTTCCACTTATTTTTGACATACGACGCGCGCACCGCACAGCACAacgaaaaggcaaaaaacacaaggcaaaagaaaatagcgGATGGATGAAGCCAAGTCCTCTGCGTTCTCGGCTCGTCCTCTCTCCGAGCGTCGCCTCTCCACcgaaaatagaacaaaaatcgcacacacatacacactcGACGGCAAAGAACGGGAGTCGATCCGGCGTACGTGTCGTAGACTGCGACGCATAGCGACTTTGCGCtaccaacaacagcaaaaaaacacGACAAGGTCTCATCAGAACGTAACGTATTCAATCACGTTGGTCATGTTCTTTTCCGGACCGGTTCATTTCGGATTCGGGTTGGTGCGAACTTGTTGAATCCGCACACTAATCTTCAATGACAGCTCGAAAATGAATCAATTGTTCACCGAGTGCACACTCttgtttacaacaacaacaaacttaACTCTCCTGTCATGTCCTTGGCGCTCTGCATTTCTTATTCTCTCGTTTCACTTTATCAGGTGGATTGCATCCTCCATTTTCGTCAGTTCTAAGCAATCAACTCTGTGTGACAGGGATCTTTTGTGAATCGTGATGAAGGTGaactgcttttcttttttttttttttttcctcgagtGGTCTTTCATTCTGGTCACGACAGATACAACCAAGAAGGCCATGGCCTACGATTTATTCCCCtcttgcaaagaaaaaaatttagctcAAGTAcatgaaatgaaataagaaaaaacgaattgcCTAAACTGATATATCACGCAATGTTGGCTTGTTTTTGATACCTGAAAGCTAAGCAGCTGTTCCTGTCTTCCAGACTTGAGTGTCGTCCCGTTAAATGCAAATCCTGATGGAGGGTCTGTTCTAGTGGAGTCTGCATCGCTGGCTTGATTCGTTCGATAGTTATTAGCTTGACATGACAAATGGTGCAGACTGATGACGAGTTAGACATCTAAATCACAAGACAGCAATGTCGTGAAAACATCTACGAGCTTCCATTAAGTTTTCTCAGTGTTTGCAATGAAAACTGAATTCGGTAATAACGAGAGCGAGCGTGCTATCGGAAATCTAATGACGCTCCGTCATTGGCTACTTCCTGTTCTTTGTAATATGATAACGTTGTCAATTACCATTGGAAGTGCACCTTTTAAAGAAACGGAGATAGAGGCACCCGTTTTCCATATGCTTCCTTCTTAGGGTGgactgtccttttttttcttctcaacaAGACCTAAGGATATTAGAAAAAAGCAGGACATTAATGCGGAAGTTAGAGCACGAAGTAAGGAACTCACCAACTATCGACGCAGTTACACAAAGATcacgttgttttgtttgtttttccatttatgGGACGCTCGTGTTGGCGTGTCGCTCGTCACATCAGCTGGCCCACCTAAAGCTTAACTAACGCCATCAAATAGCAAAATGCCGTGAAAAAGGGCGTACGtcttaaatttgttttcttcttctccgtaCGTGCCGCGTTTCATTCTTTGGGCTCAACGATCTGTTTGGTCGAAGAGTATCCGTAGAAGTATTCGTGTGTATAGTTTTTGAATCTGATCATGTACACAATAATGAACAACTGGCACGCACAACTTGGA
This genomic stretch from Daphnia carinata strain CSIRO-1 chromosome 4, CSIRO_AGI_Dcar_HiC_V3, whole genome shotgun sequence harbors:
- the LOC130695235 gene encoding fibroin heavy chain-like isoform X3, whose amino-acid sequence is MIRLSKINSQVLFSFGVLALLLAACKTNGASVAVDSKDSNVKVTESYKESAKETSYSDDQLKPRIGLYTQKIDPYGTLGPIGGNQAFVLTSLNSYGSYGPSGSSYGGQQAGSYGATPLPYIVTGNYGGNVYGSAYSGESAYSPAAYGAASGSYSTTAAPSYGSGSSNYGTTASYGVTQAPAYGGSAYGVTQASAYGASSYAGSAYGVTPAPMYGGSAYGATYGPSYGMGNSYGAAYGVTPAPTYGGAAYGVTQAYGNMASSYSGAAYGVTPAPAYTMASSYGGAYHVTPATSYGMGSFYGGSAYAANQAATYGMGSLYGGSSYGVTQAPVYGGSSYGVTQAPVYGGSSYGVTQAPVYGGSSYGTTQAPVYSGSYGVTPAPAYGGSAYGVTSAYSGSAYGATQSYGNMASSYGASSYGVTPAPIYNNMGNYGSSYSASAYGATSAPYGYNMGSSYGGYSAASSPFSYGGNLNMPSGSYLTGSTYGAGGYGSNAGYGGASSSYGVASSPYSSYAGNMGSFYGGGYGSPSSYPEAYYSTGYGGYGSGAYGAGSSYSPFLNSGAGYNMNPYGNIAAY
- the LOC130695235 gene encoding shematrin-like protein 1 isoform X5; translated protein: MIRLSKINSQVLFSFGVLALLLAACKTNGASVAVDSKDSNVKVTESYKESAKETSYSDDQLKPRIGSYGPSGSSYGGQQAGSYGATPLPYIVTGNYGGNVYGSAYSGESAYSPAAYGAASGSYSTTAAPSYGSGSSNYGTTASYGVTQAPAYGGSAYGVTQASAYGASSYAGSAYGVTPAPMYGGSAYGATYGPSYGMGNSYGAAYGVTPAPTYGGAAYGVTQAYGNMASSYSGAAYGVTPAPAYTMASSYGGAYHVTPATSYGMGSFYGGSAYAANQAATYGMGSLYGGSSYGVTQAPVYGGSSYGVTQAPVYGGSSYGVTQAPVYGGSSYGTTQAPVYSGSYGVTPAPSYGGYGVTQAPAYGGSAYGVTSAYSGSAYGATQSYGNMASSYGASSYGVTPAPIYNNMGNYGSSYSASAYGATSAPYGYNMGSSYGGYSAASSPFSYGGNLNMPSGSYLTGSTYGAGGYGSNAGYGGASSSYGVASSPYSSYAGNMGSFYGGGYGSPSSYPEAYYSTGYGGYGSGAYGAGSSYSPFLNSGAGYNMNPYGNIAAY